Proteins encoded together in one Amblyomma americanum isolate KBUSLIRL-KWMA chromosome 1, ASM5285725v1, whole genome shotgun sequence window:
- the LOC144118642 gene encoding uncharacterized protein LOC144118642 gives MGKARNSRLPLLSYVVAHLMAAAEGVYETTTSAAGAAVNQAPPQSFEADMDEALSLLSKKVLPLVSEFVGSAELSGACTSSLIKFFLHLRLKEPWAVRMVTANGLVPTNLLEGSLVSLGGYEQCLKTRFRGYEGEVLFKGRYCTLFSELPKDAMRGFVERFQAAGMLRGRRNPLTATTDTAFQSIDIRVGICVPSLCSQSEVDFLFSSIMRQYGVNATVRGCRTDDPKPLTLLQACSIALFSSLALLLCVGTITEWYLERQDPTKPSKKAVAAPAAVLCWFSVASNTRRLFDVSYYEGTPRQNLLFFSGAKLILCFWVVFFHSYTLIQPEFYHSGFKIFDLGDRVYFQLVTNAFLSISSLFFIQGFTFSYMVNVGDQELLPKKCLRSYLHILVHRYVRLTVPVVLVVFFAFLLPAMAEGPADQELFGKQIDRCAKNWWTVVTHMNNFNALNETASIRIYTFA, from the exons ATGGGCAAGGCAAGGAACAGCAGGCTTCCGCTCCTGAGCTACGTGGTGGCCCACCTGATGGCGGCAGCGGAAGGCGTGTACGAAACCACCACTTCCGCAGCGGGCGCAGCTGTCAACCAAGCGCCCCCGCAAAGCTTCGAGGCCGACATGGACGAGGCGCTCAGCCTGCTCTCTAAGAAAGTGCTGCCTCTTGTGTCGGAGTTTGTGGGAAGCGCCGAGCTCAGCGGTGCCTGCACCTCAAGCCTGATCAAGTTCTTTCTGCACCTCAGACTCAAGGAGCCCTGGGCGGTGCGCA TGGTGACGGCCAACGGGCTGGTGCCGACCAACCTGCTAGAAGGGAGCCTCGTAAGCCTGGGCGGCTACGAGCAGTGCCTGAAGACACGCTTCCGCGGCTACGAGGGCGAGGTGCTCTTCAAGGGCCGCTACTGCACGCTCTTCAGCGAGTTGCCCAAGGACGCCATGCGCGGATTCGTGGAGCGCTTCCAAGCCGCCGGCATGCTGCGC GGGCGGCGGAATCCACTGACAGCGACGACGGACACGGCATTTCAGAGCATCGACATCAGAGTGGGAATTTGTGTGCCGTCGCTGTGCTCACAGTCCGAAGTAGATTTCCTGTTCAGTTCAA tcatGAGACAATACGGAGTAAATGCCACAGTTCGAGGCTGCAGAACGGATGATCCGAAACCGCTTACGCTACTGCAGGCCTGCTCAAT CGCGCTGTTTTCTTCTCTAGCGCTCCTTTTATGCGTCGGAACAATCACAGAATGGTACCTGGAACGACAGGACCCTACAAAACCCTCTAAGAAAGCTG TGGCTGCACCTGCCGCGGTTCTGTGTTGGTTCTCGGTAGCCTCCAACACGCGACGCCTGTTCGACGTGAGCTACTACGAAGGAACACCGCGGCAAAATTTGCTCTTCTTCAGCGGAGCCAAGCTGATCCTGTGCTTTTGGGTGGTCTTCTTCCACTCTTACACACTCATCCAGCCCGAGTTCTACC ATTCCGGCTTCAAAATATTTGACCTTGGAGACAGAGTGTATTTCCAGCTTGTAACAAACGCTTTTCTATCCATTTCCAGCCTTTTCTTCATTCA AGGATTTACGTTTTCGTACATGGTCAATGTGGGCGATCAAGAGCTTCTTCCGAAGAAGTGCTTGCGTTCCTACCTGCATATCTTAGTCCACCGATATGTCAG ACTGACGGTGCCCGTTGTATTAGTGGTGTTCTTTGCATTCCTGCTACCAGCTATGGCTGAAGGACCTGCTGACCAAGAACTTTTTGGGAAACAGATAGACAGGTGTGCAAAAAACTGGTGGACGGTAGTCACGCACATGAACAACTTCAACGCGCTCAACGAAACAGCAAGTATCCGCATTTACACTTTTGCCTGA
- the LOC144097704 gene encoding nose resistant to fluoxetine protein 6-like has protein sequence MQVFAITFPFAMLLSRFPKATVTVLVLASFACSTFTALRTYFSNLLFGMTTGTNDGRRVFKTLELIYFRPITHVATYVSGILAGYAAVKYSKARIPRVVQIILWAVSTGAAWFVLFVTLPWNRENIPGPITNAIYGGYHRLLWSLSLCWPAYACATGYGGILGRISSWKGFLPLARLTYGVYLLHGVFLLLRMGLVKTRFNLDDFFQLTNTLGIITLSYYFAYLLFLACEGPIANIFECVLDHKDTKTSQSATAPSTTLAANQQIRRLP, from the exons ATGCAAGTCTTCGCCATCACATTTCCATTCGCCATGCTCctttcaag ATTTCCAAAAGCCACTGTCACGGTGCTTGTGCTGGCCTCATTCGCCTGCAGCACCTTCACAGCGCTGCGAACGTACTTCTCGAATCTGCTCTTTGGCATGACAACGGGCACGAATGACGGAAG GCGTGTCTTCAAAACCCTTGAGCTCATATACTTTAGGCCAATAACACATGTGGCGACATACGTAAGCGGAATACTGGCAGGGTACGCAGCGGTGAAATACAGCAAAGCCAGAATACCTCGT gTGGTGCAAATCATACTGTGGGCTGTGTCGACTGGGGCAGCGTGGTTTGTTCTATTTGTGACGTTGCCGTGGAATCGGGAAAACATTCCGGGCCCCATCACCAACGCTATCTACGGAGGCTACCACCGACTTCTATGGTCGTTATCCCTGTGCTGGCCGGCCTATGCATGCGCTACAGGTTACGGAG GTATCTTAGGGCGGATTTCATCGTGGAAAGGGTTTTTGCCCCTCGCAAGGCTCACTTATGGCGTGTATTTGCTTCACGGAGTGTTCCTTCTTCTTCGAATGGGCTTGGTCAAGACTCGCTTCAACTTGGACGACTTTTTTCAG CTGACAAACACGCTAGGGATCATAACCCTCAGCTATTACTTTGCATACCTCCTTTTCCTTGCCTGCGAAGGCCCCATTGCAAATATTTTCGAGTGCGTTTTAGATCACAAAGATACAAAAACATCACAATCAGCCACAGCACCTTCGACGACGCTGGCAGCAAATCAGCAAATCAGACGGCTTCCGTGA